A genomic stretch from Microbacterium proteolyticum includes:
- the glmS gene encoding glutamine--fructose-6-phosphate transaminase (isomerizing) produces MCGIIGYVGPRPSQDILIAGLSRLEYRGYDSAGIAVIDGDGGLGMRKRAGKLAVLRDDLEAVPMPNGTTGIGHTRWATHGGPTDANAHPHLADDDKLAVIHNGIIENFAELKSELVGEGFVFRSETDTEVAAVMIGREYARTKDLVQAFRAVVSRLEGAYTLLAMHEDHPGLVVGARRNSPLVIGLGEGENFLGSDVAAFVEHTRNALAIGQDEIVAITPSGVEVTDFSGAPVEVEPFEVTWDASAAEKGGWSSFMAKEVSEEPEAVANTLRGRIHEGRVEIPELDGLDAFLADIDRILVIACGTAAYAGMVGKYALETWTRVPVDVELAHEFRYRDPVLTERTLVVSISQSGETMDTLMAVKYARSRGAKTLSICNTQGATIPRESDAIVYTHAGPEVAVASTKAFVAQITALYLLALHVGRVRGAVDPVVAVEAVTELESIPGKIARVLESEQARIEQLAHWMADTRSVLFLGRNVGYPIALEGALKLKELAYIHAEGFAAGELKHGPIALIEPGQPVFVVVPSPRGSGEMHKKVVSNIEEIRARGARVIAIAEEGDVAVLPAADEVLRIPLAAPLFEPLLAVVPLHIFAMGLAEAKGLDVDQPRNLAKSVTVE; encoded by the coding sequence ATGTGCGGAATCATCGGTTACGTGGGTCCTCGGCCGAGCCAGGACATCCTCATCGCGGGTCTCTCGCGGCTGGAATACCGGGGCTACGACTCCGCGGGGATCGCCGTGATCGACGGCGACGGGGGCCTCGGCATGCGCAAGCGAGCGGGCAAGCTCGCGGTGCTCCGCGATGACCTCGAAGCCGTCCCGATGCCCAACGGCACCACCGGCATCGGCCACACCCGATGGGCGACCCACGGGGGGCCGACGGATGCCAACGCGCACCCGCACCTGGCCGACGACGACAAGCTCGCCGTCATCCACAACGGCATCATCGAGAACTTCGCCGAGCTCAAGAGCGAGCTGGTCGGCGAGGGCTTCGTCTTCCGCAGCGAGACCGACACCGAGGTCGCCGCGGTCATGATCGGTCGCGAGTACGCCCGCACCAAAGACCTGGTGCAGGCGTTCCGCGCGGTGGTGTCGCGCCTGGAGGGTGCCTACACGCTGCTCGCGATGCACGAGGACCACCCGGGGCTGGTCGTCGGCGCCCGCCGCAACTCGCCGCTGGTCATCGGGCTCGGCGAGGGCGAGAACTTCCTCGGCTCCGACGTGGCCGCCTTCGTCGAGCACACGCGCAACGCCCTCGCCATCGGGCAGGACGAGATCGTCGCGATCACCCCCTCCGGCGTCGAGGTCACCGACTTCTCCGGTGCGCCGGTCGAGGTCGAGCCGTTCGAGGTGACGTGGGACGCGTCCGCCGCCGAGAAGGGCGGCTGGTCGTCGTTCATGGCCAAGGAGGTCTCGGAGGAGCCGGAGGCCGTCGCCAACACCCTGCGTGGACGCATCCACGAGGGCCGCGTCGAGATCCCCGAGCTCGACGGGCTCGACGCCTTCCTCGCCGACATCGACCGCATCCTCGTCATCGCGTGCGGCACCGCCGCCTACGCCGGCATGGTCGGCAAGTACGCCCTCGAGACGTGGACGCGCGTGCCCGTCGACGTCGAGCTGGCGCACGAGTTCCGCTACCGCGACCCGGTTCTCACCGAGCGCACCCTGGTCGTCTCGATCAGCCAGTCGGGCGAGACCATGGACACCCTCATGGCCGTCAAGTACGCCCGTTCGCGCGGGGCGAAGACCCTGTCGATCTGCAACACGCAGGGAGCGACCATCCCGCGCGAATCGGATGCGATCGTCTACACGCACGCCGGCCCCGAGGTGGCCGTCGCCTCCACCAAGGCCTTCGTCGCGCAGATCACCGCGCTGTACCTGCTCGCCCTGCACGTGGGCCGCGTCCGCGGAGCCGTCGACCCGGTGGTGGCCGTCGAGGCGGTCACCGAACTCGAGTCGATCCCGGGCAAGATCGCCCGCGTGCTCGAGAGCGAGCAGGCGCGCATCGAGCAGCTCGCGCACTGGATGGCGGACACCCGCTCGGTGCTGTTCCTCGGCCGCAACGTCGGCTACCCCATCGCCCTCGAAGGGGCGCTCAAGCTCAAGGAGCTCGCGTACATCCACGCCGAGGGCTTCGCCGCGGGCGAGCTCAAGCACGGCCCCATCGCCCTCATCGAGCCCGGTCAGCCCGTGTTCGTCGTCGTGCCGTCGCCGCGCGGCTCGGGCGAGATGCACAAGAAGGTCGTGTCCAACATCGAGGAGATCCGCGCCCGCGGTGCCCGCGTGATCGCGATCGCCGAAGAGGGCGACGTCGCGGTGCTCCCCGCGGCCGACGAGGTGCTGCGCATCCCGCTCGCCGCTCCGCTGTTCGAGCCGCTGCTGGCCGTCGTGCCGCTGCACATCTTCGCGATGGGTCTCGCCGAGGCGAAGGGCCTCGACGTGGACCAGCCGCGCAACCTGGCGAAGTCGGTCACCGTGGAGTGA
- the coaA gene encoding type I pantothenate kinase — MSAAETDAPAPSLSPYRQIDRDDWARMAGGLQQPLTETEVVQLRGIGDRLDLREVAEVYLPLSRLLSLYARATRRLGADTSEFLGETDATTPFVIGVAGSVAVGKSTVARLLRELMSRWPDTPRVELVTTDGFLYPNAELERRGLMDRKGFPESYDRRALVNFLSEVKSGADEARAPFYSHVRYDIIPDAHVSVHRPDVVIVEGLNVLQPPPSPHEVAVSDLFDFSIYVDADAAHIEKWYVERFLALRDNAFTNPTSFFRVFADISDDEAVERALGYWRDINLPNLEENVLPTRHRAKLVLQKGADHTVESVLLRKL, encoded by the coding sequence GTGTCCGCCGCCGAGACCGACGCTCCCGCGCCGTCGCTGAGCCCCTACCGTCAGATCGACCGCGACGACTGGGCTCGCATGGCCGGCGGGCTCCAGCAGCCCCTCACCGAGACCGAGGTCGTGCAGCTCCGCGGTATCGGCGACCGCCTTGACCTGCGCGAGGTCGCCGAGGTGTACCTGCCGCTCAGCCGGCTCCTGAGCCTCTATGCCCGCGCGACGCGGCGCCTCGGGGCCGACACGAGCGAGTTCCTCGGCGAGACGGATGCCACGACCCCGTTCGTCATCGGCGTCGCGGGCTCGGTGGCGGTGGGCAAGTCCACCGTCGCGCGCCTTCTGCGCGAGCTCATGAGCCGCTGGCCCGACACCCCGCGGGTGGAGCTCGTCACCACGGACGGCTTCCTGTACCCGAATGCCGAGCTCGAGCGCCGCGGCCTGATGGATCGCAAGGGTTTTCCCGAGTCCTACGACCGGCGGGCGCTCGTGAACTTCCTCAGCGAGGTGAAGTCGGGAGCCGACGAGGCCCGCGCGCCCTTCTACTCGCACGTGCGGTACGACATCATCCCCGACGCGCACGTGAGCGTGCACCGGCCCGATGTCGTCATCGTCGAGGGGCTGAACGTCCTGCAGCCGCCGCCCTCGCCCCACGAGGTCGCGGTGAGCGATCTGTTCGACTTCTCGATCTACGTGGATGCCGATGCGGCCCACATCGAGAAGTGGTACGTCGAGCGCTTCCTCGCGCTGCGCGACAACGCCTTCACCAACCCCACGTCGTTCTTCCGCGTGTTCGCCGACATCAGCGACGACGAGGCCGTCGAGCGCGCGCTCGGCTACTGGCGCGACATCAACCTCCCCAACCTCGAGGAGAACGTGCTGCCGACGCGCCACCGGGCCAAGCTCGTGCTGCAGAAGGGGGCCGACCACACCGTCGAGTCGGTGCTGCTGCGCAAGCTCTGA
- a CDS encoding Ppx/GppA phosphatase family protein — protein MRLGVLDIGSNTVHLLVANARAGGRPTATTSHRSVLRLMRYLQPDGSISPEGVQGLVDAVTAACERARAEGVDELLATATSAVREATNGEAVIAQIEEVLGQPLQVLGGETEARFTYLAVRRWFGWSAGQILLFDIGGGSLEIAGGADELPDLAESVPLGAGRSTVRFLPHDPPSTDEIDALRQHAMSVLAPVAERFAALPRPDHVVGSSKAIRSLAKLAGYPVPGWSGIDRMVLPRRELKDWIPRLARIPADAREALPGITADRTFQIVAAAVVVERAMKALEVEELEVSPWALREGVLLRYIESLEY, from the coding sequence GTGCGCCTGGGAGTCCTCGACATCGGTTCCAACACCGTCCACCTGCTCGTCGCCAACGCCCGTGCCGGCGGCCGGCCGACGGCGACCACCTCGCACCGGTCGGTGCTGCGCCTCATGCGCTATCTGCAGCCGGACGGCTCCATCTCGCCCGAGGGCGTGCAGGGACTCGTGGATGCCGTGACCGCGGCGTGCGAGCGGGCGCGCGCCGAGGGGGTCGACGAGCTCCTGGCCACCGCGACCTCGGCCGTGCGCGAGGCGACGAACGGCGAGGCGGTCATCGCGCAGATCGAGGAGGTGCTCGGCCAGCCGCTGCAGGTGCTCGGCGGCGAGACGGAGGCGCGCTTCACGTACCTCGCGGTGCGCCGCTGGTTCGGGTGGTCCGCAGGACAGATCCTGCTGTTCGACATCGGCGGCGGCTCGCTCGAGATCGCCGGCGGCGCCGACGAGCTGCCCGACCTCGCCGAATCCGTGCCGTTGGGCGCGGGCCGATCGACGGTGCGGTTCCTTCCGCACGATCCGCCGAGCACCGACGAGATCGACGCGCTGCGCCAGCACGCGATGTCTGTGCTCGCGCCCGTGGCCGAGCGCTTCGCTGCGCTCCCCCGGCCCGACCACGTGGTGGGGTCGTCGAAGGCGATCCGCTCGCTCGCGAAGCTCGCGGGCTACCCCGTTCCGGGCTGGTCGGGCATCGACCGCATGGTGCTGCCGCGCCGGGAGCTCAAGGACTGGATCCCGCGTCTGGCCCGCATTCCCGCCGATGCGCGCGAGGCACTGCCCGGCATCACCGCCGACCGCACCTTCCAGATCGTCGCCGCCGCCGTCGTCGTCGAGCGGGCGATGAAGGCGCTGGAGGTCGAAGAGCTCGAGGTGTCCCCCTGGGCGCTGCGTGAGGGCGTGCTGCTGCGCTACATCGAGTCGCTGGAGTACTGA
- the glmM gene encoding phosphoglucosamine mutase, with protein sequence MPLFGTDGVRGLANGLLTAELALHLAQATAVVLGQGRSAEARKAEGRRLTAVVARDPRVSGEFLAAAVSAGLASSGVDVLDAGVIPTPATAFLIADHDADFGVMVSASHNPAPDNGIKIFARGGTKLPDIVEQRIESALEGERLQPTGAGVGRIRRFADAEDRYVLHLLGSLPHRLDGIHVVLDCAHGAAAGVSPETFKDAGATVTVIGADPDGLNINDGVGSTHLDVLAEAVVRLGADVGIAHDGDADRCLAVDAQGNVVDGDQIMAILAVAMKERGALVDDTLVATVMSNLGLHRAMDAHGIRVLQTAVGDRYVLEAMNEGGYSLGGEQSGHVIMSEYATTGDGLLTGLHIVAEMARQKKTLAELASLMTVYPQVLVNVRGVDRDGVHDDGVQAAVAACSAELGDSGRVLLRASGTEPLVRVMVEAESEHVARAHADRLAEVVRERLAL encoded by the coding sequence ATGCCTCTTTTCGGCACGGACGGGGTGCGGGGGCTGGCCAACGGCCTCCTCACCGCCGAACTCGCGCTGCACCTGGCCCAGGCGACTGCTGTCGTCCTGGGCCAGGGCCGTTCCGCGGAAGCGCGCAAAGCGGAGGGCCGTCGGCTCACCGCCGTCGTCGCGCGCGACCCGCGCGTCTCGGGGGAGTTCCTCGCCGCCGCGGTCTCCGCGGGCCTGGCCTCCTCCGGCGTCGACGTGCTCGACGCCGGCGTCATCCCCACTCCCGCCACCGCCTTCCTGATCGCCGACCACGACGCCGACTTCGGTGTCATGGTGTCGGCCTCGCACAACCCGGCACCCGACAACGGCATCAAGATCTTCGCCCGCGGCGGCACCAAGCTCCCCGACATCGTCGAGCAGCGCATCGAGAGCGCGCTCGAGGGCGAGCGCCTACAGCCCACGGGCGCCGGCGTCGGCCGTATCCGGCGCTTCGCCGATGCCGAAGACCGCTACGTGCTGCATCTGCTGGGCTCCCTGCCCCACCGCCTCGACGGCATCCACGTCGTCCTCGACTGCGCGCACGGCGCGGCCGCCGGTGTGTCACCCGAGACCTTCAAAGACGCCGGTGCGACCGTCACCGTCATCGGCGCCGATCCCGATGGACTCAACATCAACGACGGTGTGGGTTCGACGCACCTCGACGTGCTCGCCGAAGCCGTGGTGCGGCTCGGTGCCGACGTCGGCATCGCGCACGACGGCGACGCCGACCGCTGCCTGGCGGTCGACGCCCAGGGCAACGTGGTCGACGGCGACCAGATCATGGCCATCCTGGCTGTCGCGATGAAGGAGCGGGGCGCGCTCGTCGACGACACGCTCGTGGCCACGGTGATGAGCAACCTCGGCCTGCACCGCGCGATGGACGCTCATGGCATCCGGGTCCTGCAGACGGCCGTCGGTGACCGCTACGTGCTCGAAGCGATGAACGAGGGCGGCTACTCCCTCGGCGGTGAGCAGTCCGGCCACGTGATCATGAGCGAGTACGCCACCACGGGCGACGGCCTGCTGACGGGCCTGCACATCGTCGCGGAGATGGCGCGTCAGAAGAAGACCCTCGCCGAGCTCGCGTCGCTGATGACGGTCTACCCGCAGGTGCTCGTCAACGTGCGCGGCGTCGACCGCGACGGCGTGCACGACGACGGTGTCCAGGCGGCCGTCGCCGCGTGCAGCGCCGAGCTGGGCGACTCCGGTCGCGTGCTGCTTCGCGCATCGGGGACCGAGCCGCTCGTGCGCGTGATGGTCGAGGCGGAGTCGGAGCACGTCGCCCGCGCTCACGCCGACCGTCTCGCCGAGGTGGTGCGGGAGCGCCTCGCGCTCTGA
- the rpsI gene encoding 30S ribosomal protein S9, whose protein sequence is MSNIDSSNYSTETPAEQSAVATERPVLSVPGAAVGRRKQAIARVRLVPGSGTITVNGRTIEDYFPNKLHQQLINDPFTVLELAGSYDVIARISGGGPSGQAGALRLGIARALNEIDAENNRPTLKKAGFLSRDARVKERKKAGLKKARKAPQYSKR, encoded by the coding sequence GTGTCGAACATCGACTCCAGCAACTACAGCACCGAGACGCCGGCCGAGCAGTCGGCCGTCGCGACCGAGCGCCCCGTGCTCTCCGTCCCCGGCGCAGCCGTGGGCCGTCGCAAGCAGGCCATCGCCCGCGTGCGCCTCGTCCCCGGTTCGGGCACGATCACGGTCAACGGCCGCACGATCGAGGACTACTTCCCCAACAAGCTGCACCAGCAGCTGATCAACGACCCGTTCACGGTCCTCGAGCTCGCGGGCTCGTACGACGTGATCGCGCGCATCTCCGGTGGCGGCCCCTCGGGCCAGGCCGGTGCGCTGCGCCTGGGCATCGCCCGTGCGCTCAACGAGATCGACGCCGAGAACAACCGCCCGACCCTGAAGAAGGCCGGCTTCCTCTCGCGCGACGCTCGCGTCAAGGAGCGCAAGAAGGCCGGTCTCAAGAAGGCCCGCAAGGCGCCTCAGTACTCCAAGCGCTGA
- the rplM gene encoding 50S ribosomal protein L13 — MTRTFTPKAAEVTREWVVIDATDVVLGRLASHAAVLLRGKHKPTFANHIDSGDFVIVINADKVALTGQKLTQKKAYRHSGFPGGLKSVTYDELLEKNPVRAVEKAIRGMLPKNSLGAAQLKKLKVYRGAEHPHGAQQPTAYTFDQVAQ, encoded by the coding sequence GTGACGCGCACTTTCACCCCCAAGGCCGCTGAGGTCACGCGCGAGTGGGTCGTTATCGACGCCACCGACGTCGTTCTCGGCCGTCTGGCCTCGCACGCGGCGGTCCTCCTCCGCGGCAAGCACAAGCCCACCTTCGCCAACCACATCGACTCCGGCGACTTCGTCATCGTGATCAACGCCGACAAGGTCGCGCTCACGGGTCAGAAGCTCACGCAGAAGAAGGCCTACCGCCACTCGGGCTTCCCGGGCGGCCTCAAGTCCGTCACCTACGACGAACTCCTCGAGAAGAACCCCGTCCGCGCGGTCGAGAAGGCCATCCGCGGCATGCTGCCCAAGAACAGCCTCGGCGCGGCGCAGCTCAAGAAGCTCAAGGTCTACCGCGGCGCCGAGCACCCCCACGGTGCCCAGCAGCCCACGGCATACACCTTCGACCAGGTCGCCCAGTAA
- a CDS encoding alpha/beta fold hydrolase: MSEITAHHGLLTDIDLHVDDTGGPGRPVVLIHGWPLSGESWAHQVPALEGAGYRVVTYDRRGFGRSDKPRSGYDYDTFANDLQAVLETLDLRDATLVGFSMGGGEVARYLTRHGADRIHSVVFAAAVPPYLAKTDDNPEGPLDDETADGMKQGLKDDEKAFYHQFTTDFFSVDGTLAVSEADRAEAERLANQADHHAALKSMEAFATTDFRDDLPHVTVPTLVIHGDSDATVPFEGSGKRTHEAIAGSELHVVAGAPHGVNVSHADEFNRVLIDFLQR; encoded by the coding sequence ATGAGCGAGATCACCGCACACCATGGACTCCTGACCGACATCGACCTGCACGTCGACGACACCGGCGGCCCGGGTCGCCCCGTCGTCCTCATCCACGGCTGGCCCCTTTCGGGTGAGTCGTGGGCGCACCAGGTTCCCGCCCTCGAGGGGGCCGGCTACCGCGTCGTCACCTATGACCGCCGGGGCTTCGGGCGCAGCGACAAGCCGCGCTCGGGCTACGACTACGACACCTTCGCGAACGACCTCCAGGCCGTGCTCGAGACCCTCGACCTGCGGGATGCGACCCTCGTCGGCTTCTCGATGGGCGGCGGGGAGGTCGCCCGCTACCTCACCCGTCACGGAGCGGACCGCATCCACAGCGTCGTCTTCGCCGCGGCCGTGCCGCCGTACCTGGCCAAGACCGACGACAACCCCGAGGGCCCGCTCGACGACGAGACCGCCGACGGTATGAAGCAGGGGCTGAAGGACGACGAGAAGGCCTTCTACCACCAGTTCACGACCGACTTCTTCTCGGTGGACGGCACGCTCGCCGTCTCGGAGGCCGACCGTGCCGAGGCCGAGCGCCTCGCGAACCAGGCCGACCACCACGCCGCGCTCAAGTCGATGGAGGCGTTCGCCACCACCGACTTCCGCGACGACCTGCCGCACGTCACGGTGCCGACCCTCGTCATCCACGGCGACAGCGACGCCACGGTCCCCTTCGAGGGTTCCGGCAAGCGCACGCACGAGGCCATCGCGGGCAGCGAGCTGCACGTCGTGGCGGGTGCGCCGCACGGCGTCAACGTCAGTCACGCCGATGAGTTCAACCGCGTGCTGATCGACTTCCTCCAGCGCTGA
- a CDS encoding PepSY domain-containing protein — translation MATTRLPGMSLLAVACVLTLSACTPAPGNGGAPADPAPGASASSAGSAGSDDDGRTVVTAVNTAEASAGGRAFELEREDDGWQVHVAVGDRDVEVLVASDGTTVRSSNDDDGIDGDERAALDAAVTTLADAVRIAATRNAGGERLDEVQLEDEGGTWIWQVDLSGGGTVRVSAADGSIL, via the coding sequence ATGGCTACGACCCGTCTCCCCGGAATGTCCCTGCTCGCCGTCGCCTGCGTGCTGACGCTCAGCGCCTGCACCCCCGCACCCGGGAACGGCGGCGCCCCCGCGGATCCCGCCCCCGGCGCGAGCGCATCGTCGGCGGGATCCGCCGGCAGCGACGACGACGGGCGGACCGTCGTCACCGCGGTCAACACCGCCGAGGCGAGTGCTGGCGGTCGCGCTTTCGAACTCGAGCGCGAGGACGACGGGTGGCAGGTGCACGTCGCCGTCGGCGATCGCGACGTCGAGGTGCTCGTGGCCTCCGACGGGACGACCGTGAGGTCGTCGAACGACGACGACGGCATCGACGGCGACGAGCGCGCCGCGCTCGATGCGGCCGTCACCACGCTCGCGGATGCCGTGCGGATCGCCGCGACGCGCAACGCCGGCGGCGAGCGGCTCGACGAGGTCCAGCTCGAGGACGAGGGCGGAACCTGGATCTGGCAGGTGGACCTCTCCGGCGGCGGCACGGTGCGCGTCTCGGCCGCGGACGGCTCGATCCTCTGA
- a CDS encoding hemolysin family protein: MNDFALNIVLVVVFVLIGGVFAATEMALVTLRESQVNALAARGKRGQKVAALARNPNTFLSAVQIGVTVAGFASAAYGASSIAPSVAPLFEGLGLQPGPAATVATIALTLVIAYLSLVLGELVPKRLAIQRNAAFAYAVAPVLNGFAALMRPVIWLLSISTNVLVRLLGGDPNKTGEELTEEELRDIVSSHEGLPADERRILDDVLSLRGRHVSEVMRPRPEVVTLDAGGTIAEARDIVRDLPYSRYPVAEQSIDDVVGFVHVRDLSDDTARPLSAVMREIRYIPSTARVLPTLTAMRADGSHIAVVVDEYGGTDGIVTLEDLVEEVVGEIFDEYDTDAEQPLAEGEHGVVEGRLNLQDFEEATGVTLPRGAADTVGGFVVERLGRLARAGDTVEVDGATLQVRTVERRRVAELLVTRHPVDENSSTDGA; encoded by the coding sequence GTGAACGATTTTGCGCTCAACATCGTGCTCGTGGTCGTCTTCGTCCTGATCGGCGGGGTGTTCGCCGCGACCGAGATGGCTCTGGTGACGCTGCGCGAGAGCCAGGTCAATGCTCTCGCCGCCCGCGGCAAGCGGGGCCAGAAGGTGGCGGCCCTGGCCCGCAACCCCAACACCTTCCTCTCCGCCGTGCAGATCGGCGTCACCGTGGCGGGATTCGCCTCGGCAGCCTACGGCGCATCGTCGATCGCCCCGTCGGTCGCCCCGCTGTTCGAGGGTCTGGGCCTGCAGCCCGGCCCTGCCGCCACCGTGGCGACCATCGCGCTGACGCTGGTGATCGCCTATCTGTCGCTCGTGCTGGGCGAGCTCGTGCCCAAGCGCCTCGCCATCCAGCGCAATGCGGCCTTCGCGTACGCGGTCGCCCCGGTGCTCAACGGGTTCGCCGCCCTCATGCGGCCGGTGATCTGGTTGCTGTCGATCTCGACCAACGTGCTCGTCCGCCTGCTCGGCGGGGACCCGAACAAGACCGGTGAGGAACTCACCGAGGAGGAATTGCGCGACATCGTGTCGAGCCACGAGGGCCTGCCCGCCGATGAGCGACGCATCCTCGACGACGTGCTGTCGCTGCGCGGACGGCACGTGAGCGAGGTCATGCGCCCGCGCCCGGAGGTCGTGACCCTGGATGCCGGGGGAACCATCGCCGAGGCGCGCGACATCGTGCGTGATCTGCCGTACTCGCGCTATCCGGTGGCGGAGCAGTCGATCGACGACGTGGTCGGGTTCGTCCACGTGCGCGACCTCTCAGACGACACCGCCCGGCCGCTGAGCGCGGTGATGCGCGAGATCCGCTACATCCCCTCCACCGCACGGGTACTGCCCACGTTGACGGCGATGCGCGCCGACGGGAGCCACATCGCGGTCGTGGTGGACGAGTACGGAGGCACGGACGGAATCGTCACCCTCGAGGACCTCGTCGAGGAGGTCGTGGGCGAGATCTTCGACGAATACGACACGGATGCCGAGCAGCCGCTCGCCGAAGGCGAGCACGGCGTGGTGGAAGGGCGCCTCAACCTGCAGGACTTCGAAGAGGCCACGGGCGTGACCCTGCCGCGCGGCGCGGCCGACACCGTCGGCGGATTCGTCGTGGAGCGGCTCGGTCGCCTCGCGCGGGCCGGCGACACGGTGGAGGTGGACGGCGCGACTCTGCAGGTGCGCACCGTCGAGCGCCGACGGGTGGCGGAACTGCTCGTGACGCGGCACCCGGTGGACGAGAACAGCTCGACGGACGGCGCCTGA
- a CDS encoding MarR family winged helix-turn-helix transcriptional regulator, translating into MPAVDALVCFALYAANRTTTQAYRVLLDPFGLTYPQYIALVTLWADGEQTVKSLGEALQLDSGTLSPMLSRMEAAGYVTRTRSTDDERVVGIALTERGTALREELAHVPRCIAAGAGFTDAEAARDLIDALHRLTDAMKSLRDHPDTVLDAVGAPRPRA; encoded by the coding sequence ATGCCCGCCGTCGACGCCCTCGTGTGCTTCGCGCTCTACGCCGCCAACCGCACGACCACTCAGGCCTACCGCGTCCTGCTCGACCCGTTCGGACTGACCTACCCGCAGTACATCGCCCTGGTGACCCTGTGGGCGGACGGCGAGCAGACGGTGAAGAGCCTCGGCGAGGCCCTGCAACTGGACTCGGGCACCCTGTCGCCGATGCTGTCGCGGATGGAGGCGGCCGGGTACGTCACCCGCACGCGCAGCACCGACGACGAGCGCGTGGTCGGCATCGCCCTGACCGAGCGGGGCACCGCGCTGCGCGAGGAACTCGCCCACGTCCCGCGATGCATCGCCGCCGGCGCCGGGTTCACCGACGCCGAGGCCGCGCGCGACCTCATCGACGCACTGCATCGACTCACGGATGCCATGAAGAGCCTTCGCGATCACCCCGACACGGTGCTCGACGCTGTCGGCGCTCCCCGCCCCCGGGCGTGA
- a CDS encoding organic hydroperoxide resistance protein, translating into MEALYTAEAVSTGHGRTGHVTAGSQIDLDVAPPKELGGSGQGTNPEQLFAAGYAACFHGALHAVARGHKVALEDSSVGGRVQIGSNGQGGYQLAVLLEVVLPGIDAALAQQLADEAHQVCPYSNATRGNIEVTVTVSED; encoded by the coding sequence ATGGAAGCCCTCTACACCGCCGAAGCCGTCTCCACCGGTCACGGACGCACCGGTCATGTGACCGCCGGCAGCCAGATCGACCTCGACGTCGCGCCCCCGAAGGAGCTCGGCGGCTCGGGCCAGGGGACCAACCCCGAGCAGCTGTTCGCCGCGGGATACGCCGCGTGCTTCCACGGAGCGCTGCACGCCGTGGCCCGCGGCCACAAGGTCGCCCTGGAGGACTCCTCGGTCGGCGGGCGCGTCCAGATCGGCTCCAACGGCCAGGGCGGCTACCAGCTCGCCGTGCTGCTCGAGGTCGTCCTGCCCGGCATCGACGCCGCGCTCGCCCAGCAGCTCGCCGACGAGGCCCACCAGGTGTGCCCGTACTCGAACGCGACGCGCGGCAACATCGAGGTCACGGTCACCGTTTCGGAGGACTGA